Proteins from one Erpetoichthys calabaricus chromosome 11, fErpCal1.3, whole genome shotgun sequence genomic window:
- the LOC114660629 gene encoding inositol hexakisphosphate kinase 2-like, translating into MGMQNLMSRLGPPKREVMLEPFVHQVGGHSCILRFNKGTICKVLIPREFEVYCSLPEELKTFTPQYRGVVSVSVRESKTGSIVLIAQPLGQNHCSVPGVCCSKGSSQTFVRAEWEAGSASNTILKTSKIRDDTLEALKQPYVLRLPLSGLPATGDVLSQLNPWARHCYQRTLEKMRDSYQNGQQCEYLLLEDLTEGYRFPCVLDLKVGRRQHGEGASLQKQRDQTRKCQLSTSAALGIRMCGMQVFQLESEQMVFMNKYYGRSLTESGFRDALYQFFHSGKRLLREVIQGVLGRLRDLRFTVEKQVSYRFYSSSILIIHDGDQAQPEHKNKHCDPEGRRFDVRMIDFAHTTCTRFSQEDGVAHQGIDMGYIFGLDTLMQLLSEILLLGDDKLPSNVEAEEKISKNKTREDENIGEEQR; encoded by the exons ATGGGCATGCAGAACTTAATGTCACGTCTTGGCCCACCCAAAAGAGAGGTGATGCTAGAACCCTTTGTGCACCAAGTTGGAGGACACAGCTGTATCCTGCGTTTCAACAAAGGAACAATCTGCAAGGTGCTCATACCCCGTGAGTTCGAGGTCTACTGCAGCCTTCCAGAGGAGCTGAAAACCTTTACACCTCAGTACAGAG GCGTAGTATCTGTCAGTGTCCGGGAATCCAAAACAGGCTCAATTGTGCTCATTGCTCAACCATTGGGGCAAAATCATTGCTCTGTACCAGGGGTGTGCTGCTCAAAAGGGTCCAGTCAGACTTTTGTCAGAGCAGAATGGGAAGCTGGCAGTGCTTCAAACACCATACTAAAGACATCAAAGAT ACGAGATGACACTTTGGAGGCTCTCAAGCAGCCGTATGTTCTACGCCTACCCTTGTCAGGACTACCTGCCACTGGAGATGTGTTGTCGCAGCTAAACCCCTGGGCACGCCACTGTTATCAGAGAACACTGGAGAAGATGAGGGACAGCTACCAAAATGGCCAGCAGTGTG AATATCTGTTACTGGAAGATCTCACAGAGGGTTACCGATTCCCCTGTGTTCTTGACCTAAAGGTTGGTCGACGCCAACACGGAGAAGGTGCCAGTCTTCAAAAGCAGCGGGATCAGACTCGAAAGTGCCAGCTAAGCACCTCAGCAGCATTGGGGATCCGAATGTGTGGCATGCAG GTATTCCAACTGGAGTCAGAACAAATGGTGTTCATGAACAAATATTATGGCCGCAGCCTGACAGAGAGTGGATTTCGGGATGCCCTGTACCAATTCTTTCACAGTGGCAAAAGACTCTTAAGGGAAGTAATTCAGGGTGTGCTGGGCCGGCTGAGAGATTTGCGATTCACAGTGGAAAAACAAGTCAGCTATCGCTTCTACTCCAGTTCAATTCTCATCATTCATGATGGGGACCAG GCACAACCTGAGCATAAAAACAAGCATTGTGACCCAGAGGGCAGACGGTTTGATGTTAGAATGATCGACTTTGCCCATACAacatgtacacgcttctctcagGAAGATGGAGTAGCTCATCAGGGGATCGACATGGGGTACATCTTTGGCCTGGACACTCTCATGCAGCTCCTCAGTGAAATCCTCCTTCTAGGCGATGACAAGCTTCCATCTAATGTGGAAGCTGAGGagaaaatatctaaaaataaaacacGAGAAGATGAGAATATAGGAGAAGAACAACGATAA